A region from the Ptychodera flava strain L36383 chromosome 10, AS_Pfla_20210202, whole genome shotgun sequence genome encodes:
- the LOC139142602 gene encoding peroxiredoxin-2-like, which yields MAAYSVVLALILNFAVNSLSQETCPTFATLYPYPTGMDRQSDHALHYSKASVSKPAPDWKGVAVVNGEMKELKLADYAGKYVVMLFYPLDFTFVCPTEIIAFSDHVEAFKKLNTEVIGISVDSQFTHLAWINTPRKQGGLGDIKIPLLSDLTHQISKDYGVLLEDLGHTLRGLFIIDDKGVLRQITMNDLPVGRSVEETLRLVQAFQYTDQHGEVCPCEWKPGSDTIIPDPEKKKEYFEKHGGDL from the exons ATGGCGGCTTACAGTGTAGTACTTGCCCTCATTCTCAACTTTGCAGTGAACAGTCTTTCCCAGGAAACATGCCCAACTTTTGCAACACTGTATCCGTATCCGACTGGAATGGACAGACAGTCTGACCATGCCCTGCATTACAGCAAAGCATCAG tatccAAGCCAGCCCCGGACTGGAAGGGAGTTGCTGTTGTCAATGGTGAGATGAAGGAACTCAAACTTGCAGACTATGCAGGGAAATATGTTGTGATGCTGTTCTATCCACTGGACTT TACCTTTGTGTGCCCAACTGAAATAATTGCCTTCAGCGATCATGTCGAGGCATTCAAAAAACTCAACACAGAGGTCATTGGTATATCCGTTGATTCACAGTTCACCCATCTGGCATG GATTAATACTCCTCGCAAGCAAGGTGGTTTGGGTGACATCAAGATTCCCCTCCTGTCGGATCTTACCCATCAGATATCCAAAGATTATGGTGTCCTGTTGGAAGACTTGGGGCATACACTGAG AGGTTTGTTTATCATTGATGATAAGGGTGTCTTGCGACAGATCACAATGAATGACCTGCCTGTGGGTCGGTCTGTGGAGGAAACACTCCGTCTTGTGCAAGCTTTTCAGTATACAGACCAACATGGAGAAGTGTGTCCATGTGAATGGAAACCTGGAAGTGATACA ATCATTCCAGATCCTGAAAAGAAAaaggaatattttgaaaaacatggtgGAGACTTGTAA